Within Montipora foliosa isolate CH-2021 chromosome 3, ASM3666993v2, whole genome shotgun sequence, the genomic segment CATCTACTGACGTTCCACAATTcaattgactctgaagatgactttcgCCCAGGCTGTCAAAAGGTCAGTAAATGTCACCCTGACAATCCCTCGCAGgtctacactcacccggacgatcataATTTACGTACTTAACTTCTGGGTTCAAAGCATTTACAGTTTTAAATCACTAGTGTACTCCGACATAGCTGAAAAATAAACCTCAACTTTGATAGCGGATCCCCACTGGTAAGggaaattaaggacggtgcctactattgttgctgcgcatacgctctgcgcatctcgagatactcgggtttcgtATCGGTGATGCTTCGGGTTTCGTATCGGTgataaagggatatttttgcgcagtttaaaactatgcggagaacgTAGATCTCAGTAAgtggtcttggtatccaaaaggaaaattgggtgtagcgatgcatttttgagagatagtttagcttcaatttgagaaagaacgccatacattgctttgtattttaaagctctttacaaatattattcatgaattatctttgaaaaatgtatggttacccccaattttctttttggatttcaataacactagttaagatctacatttcctgcataatcgtaAACCGGGGCAACAACATCATTGAATTAATAGGCACCATCCTTATATCCCATGAAGGCGAAAAGTTTCGTTAGGTTTTCACGTCACTTCCGACCGTCAAGTCCGTACGTCCGCTCATTCATGTAAGCCAGCGCGAAATGCAAAACTTAACTATGTCAAGCTGTGTTGCTTCCCCTTGTGGAAAACTGGATCCGACTACATCACGTGGTCGCACATCTTTGACCCCCCAATGAACTGAACATTGAACTCTCGCGTTGTTTTTCGATTTGATCTTGAAAGTAGTCTTGAAAGAAAtgtgatttcttatttctatATACGAAATAGTCTTATAGCGTACGGTTCTTGTACATTTGGTGCGAAGACCCGGGAAGGATTCCGCTAGGAAACTCAGAAAATCTTGACTTAAATCAACTTCGAATTCGTGTTGCGTGTCTTATTTGTTTAATTGCTCGTGGGAATCCAGGTATGAAGAAGAGGTGATTCGTGTTGATAAGGAAACCACAAAGCTGCGCGTGGTTTATGATGCCAGCGCTAAAGCACAGAGTACCACACCGAGTCTTAATGATTGTCTTTATGCTGGCCCGCTACTGTCCTGCCTCATTTACGACATCCTTTTGAGTTTCCGCGTTCATAAAGTGGCCATCTCAGGAGACATAGAGAAAGCCTTTCTGAACATTTCAGTTGACCCAAGGGATCGTGACTATCTTCGCTTCCTGTGGGTAGATGAAACCGGAAGCAAACACCCAAATCTCCAAGTTTACAGATTTGCAAGAGTTGCCTTTGGCATTTCCTCAAGTCTCCTCTTGTTGAATGCAACTATTCGTCATCATCTAGCCTCCACTGATCTTCCCGGAGAATTTGTTGAGTGTGTGTTGAAGAGCCTGTATGTGGATGGTTTTGTAGGTGGAGAAGACTCTGATGATTTGGTCTTCGAGATGTCCAAGAATCTGAAATCATCGTTCAAGAGTCGAGGCTTTAATATACGAAATTGGGTGTCTAATTCTACACTAGTTCAGAAAAGAATTGAACAACATGAAAGAGAGTATCCTCGGGATGTTGAACTTTCAACCAAGCCTGTTGAAGAATGTAAGATTCAAGAAGAAGATCAGACCTTCTCAAGTTCTCAGTGCAGGGCAAAAGGTAACCCCTGCAATGTAAGGTGTAAAGTACTTGGAATTGGATCGGACACTGAAAGTGACATGTTCTCTCTGAACTTGGCCTCTCCAATGGAAACCAACAATGGTTGTCCTATTACAAAGAGAAGTATTCTGAGCCAAGTTATCACCCTGTGGAAGATAATCTTCCAATCTGTATTTAAGAAGATAGAAGGTAGAAGTTATGCAGTTCCTCATTCCCCATCGCTTCCTGATTTCCGGTTAAGTAACGAGTTTGCGTTCTCCCGTGTTGGAGTGGACCTCGCGGGTCCTATGTATGTCAGGGATATATTCGCTACAGGGGGAGGAATGAACAAGTTTACATAGCCTTATTCACATGCGCTATAAGCCGAGCTGTTCATCTCGAACTTGTGCCAAGTCTGCCAGCGGAAAGTTTTGTCAAGGCCCTCGCTCGATTTAAGGGAAGAAGGGGAACCCCAACCTTGATTGTCAGTGACAATGGAAAGACTTTTACGGACTCAAGGGTGCGGGCCTATTGTCAGAGTGATGTTACAAAATGGAGGTTCAATGTTGAGCCGACCCTTGGTGGGGTGGTTTTTTTGAACGTCTTGTGAAGTCTGTCAAGTTAAGTTTAAAGAAGTGTCTATGCAATGCGCGATTGAATCACGACGAACTGTCTACAATCCTTGTAGAAGTTGAAGCAGTGTTAAATTCACGTCCGTTGACGTACGTTTATGATGAGTTCGAGGAACCCCTGACGCCGTCTCGCCTGGTCATAGGCCGAAGACTTTCGTCAATGCCATCAAAGAACTGTTCCATTGAAGTTGCACATACCCAGGAAGCGTTTTCAAGGAGATCAAGGTTCTTACAGCGCATCCTCGATGATTTCTGGAACCACTGGCGAGCAGAATATCTCACACAACTTAGAGAACTCCgctctttgttttgttcattaaaaagagtgcatgcaggcacattcatgcttgcatgcccttattttaatgaacaaaacaaaagattaaacctcctgagtattatcacatgatctgtattgggaaaacaaaatgtacaagccgaaaaggtctatagTTCTGAACTCCACGACTTCGCAATGTGCACTGATTATCCACGGCGGCACGTGTGCATCTCATGTTAACCGGAAGTGACGTCACCGGGATTTGGTAGAATATACTTGGCATCGAGCAGAAATTTCCTATCGTGGCGAAACGTTTGATTTTTCCTCTTAAAGTGAAACTTTTCGTTCACCAAACgttgtaaaacaaacaaaaaacgcCAGTAATGGGATAAAGCGAGCGGAATTATACTTAGCTTTCGACTGGGGGAGCACTAGTTATACTCCTTGAACTGACACTTGACTTTTGACCGCAGGAGTGAaaaaatggcagggtattctagaatcgctccaaaaaaaaaaaaaaaaaaaaccacaataGAAAAACAAATAGGTTTAATTCACCAATCTTAGGTCTTTTAAAAATGGTATGGGAAAGGAATTGTGgagcttcgcttttaggcttggctaaatatatatattagttTGAAATGTTCCCTGTATTACTATTTAACCATGCAAATAAGAAAGTCCAACCGAGCCATTTTACTGTGAGGTTTCCAGATGAAAGAATTTACCAAGTTTTCTTTCCTACAGAGCTCCCTTGTAACGCAGGACTCGACATCGCAATACTTTTGGACCAATCAAACAGCATGCTCGTTGATCCATCCGACATGCCCATGGCTATAGGCTTCTTAAAAGATCTGGTTTCAAATTTCAACCCTGGAGAGGATCTGGATCACTTTGGACTGATTACCTTTAAGTAAATATTGTTTGAGTAGTGACCATTTTTGTACACTTATCAAATGCTGTATCATAGTGTGGCCGTCTTCAACGTTTATAGGTTCAGTGAAGTGACTTTTTGAGAAGTTTTCCTCGAACAACTTGGTTTGTTACGTCaaggtttatttattttgatgGCAACGTGCGGGTAATTCATCTCTGTAATCAAAAATCTATATCGTTTTCGTGTTGTTTTAACATTGGGGCGTTTCTCTAGAGGTTTTGATTACTCTTTGGTCGTATTTTTTTAGCTTTTGTAGTTTTGGACacaattttgaaatccaagaTGGACGCCGtttgaaactagttttagaaaacagtcctaagaaactacgggcgctgattggttagAATCGTGTgtccatttaacaaatagattccatgttgccgtgcgtctgttcagtaatagatcacagatgacgtcaaaatgtgctaaaaacaaaaagtggtacacgaggcgatagctgaATGTGTcgctgatgttcttaccacattttgacgtcttctgcgttctattactgaacagacgcacggcaacatggaatctatttgtttcatataataaagaattaaacgttattcgcataaaagctgatggtgacgtcaatcttgtgtctgtcctctaatagatcatgggcaagaaccaatcaaaatgcgagaataacttggttATAtaaaactcgatagaaacacggtacatatTTTTTATTTCGTAAATAGAATAACCACTTAATATAAAACCATCATCTCATTATCGCCTGGGTTGTGCCATCATGGATTTCTGAATTTCGCTATTTCTGCATTTCAATGCTCACAGAAACTGACCAAAAGTAAGCAGACCTAAcgaaagacaaaaacaaaaagctaaAAGATCGCAAAATAAGGGATTGCTTTTTTCTGGTCATGTTAATGTTTTCATATTTCTCTTACAGTATTAGTTTTCCTTTATATTACTTGCGTAGGATTTCCCTTGATCTTAAAGGGAGAAtttcacgtctctgcgcatgggcgtcagcccatttaattccattgttattgaaacaattgaaagcactgatgcaggaaacggaaacaatgccatagaaGTGGTATTACTTTTtggaattatttttgtaatcatttcctttgtgttatgaacctactgcatgcgaatagattACTCGTGCGTTATGACAACTCGTGCGTAGAAAACATTTTCGACCCATACAATAAATTCGAGATCAAAAGTAAATTCGATATTTTCTCTGTAAACCCGCagtgtcttccaccaaatttgggccttagtcattcagtgtatttgctttaatactctctgtgtttaattaacatcatctggttcagtaagaaaccgtaaaagttacaactgctagcgctaaagcttggacatgcgcaaaaccgtgaaactgtccctttaaACTGGCTCTTTACTTATTATTCAAATAAATAAGTGAGTCTCTTGGTCCGCCTTCTTGGGGATCCATCCTCTGTTGGTTTGCTGTTGTTAATAAATATCGAATaaacaagataaaataaaatttgtagtgcgAAACGATTTTCGAAGAGTGCTCAACTTTACAGGAGCAGTGAATGTAATCAGATGAACTTGTTCAGGCTTCAGATGTAATTTATCGTTTTAATGCTACAATTCTGTTAACGAATTAACGAATGACCAGTAACAAGCTGGCCATATAAAGCATTAACAAAATGGTGATTTGAAACAAGTGGTTGCTAGGCGATTAAATACAGTTGCACGTGTCATGACACAATTGCAAGTGCTCTGATACAAACGATCGATTGCGTTATGTTATTCCTGACCAGACGAAACAGAACTTTAGCAATTAAATTAAACGATGAATCACTTCTGAAGTCTGAACTAGTTTACCTGAATAAACAAGATGAATATTTTCATCGTGGTTATGACGAAGATGATTAAGACTATGAAATGAGCTTCTTTCCAAATCTTTGTCTCTACCTAGGACGGACGTAGAGGTAGAGTTCAATTTCGCTGATTCAAAGTACTACAACATCGACAAACTTAAAGAGAGGATATCCAAGGAAATAAATTTTACTCCTGATGAGAGAGACCCAGTCACTCGTACTGATTTGGCTCTGAAAAAGGCGAGAGATGAACTGTTCACCGTAGCTGGTGGAGACAGGGCAGACAAACCTAACGTTATGGTTGTACTCACAGACGGCAAACCTAATCCCATGCGAGATTTCCAAGAGATTAGAGCACAAGTAACCAAGGATTTGAAGGTGAAATGCTTATATATTTGTATAATAGTTTCGAGGGACGCTGGTATGTTCATCATCCCATAATTTTACTGCAGTTCCGATTAAGCTCGCACTAGCCGGATACTTTGTTCAAGTTCTTGTGAATCTCGTTGCTTGCGGAAGGTAAACTTGCGTCTGGAATAGCAATTAGCATATCTCAGTTTGtctttgtcattttgacaaaatttaaatCTAATCATTTTGTTCGTGATCCGTAAGATTCACTTAAGGAGCGTGATATTTAAGAAATTCCGTTGTTTTGGGctacaagtcaacaacacgtgTTAGACAGCAGCTTACTGAAATTAGAAAGAAAAGGTGCCACGTACTTGCGAATTTTATATTAGATATAGTTCATAAGGGCACAGAGTTCTACTTTTCCCAAATAATATATAAGAAGAGAAAGTACCCAACAaagacagaaagaaaaaatagaaacaGAGGAGGGTAATTCCAACCCTAGCGACAGCTGGTAGTCCTTTATCTAGTGTAGAATTGGTTGCCTCCCAACAAAGTACAACTTCAGTAGAATTTTGTTTATGAACGGagtaaataatgtaaattgaccaccatgCTGGGATTCAAAAAGTTGACGTTTCGAGCCTTAACCCTTCGTTAGAGCGAATTGGATTCCCTCTGACGAACGTTAAGGCTAACGCTCGAGACTTCACCTTTTTGAATCCCTGTATGGtggttaaggacgttcgcgccaattgtttctgcgcatccttactgcgcacacaaatgcacacgccacgtcatacacgagcgcgcgcgctaagtaataaaatgagaaatgatagggcaaaaggccattgctatagctttgcctggatttaacggtcttggacgttcggtgacccctatttttctttccagaaacagattttatttacatttctctccacgttgtccaaaaatgaacaaaaaatcaatgtgggaagttaaaaaaatttcaagatttctgctcacgggacatcaaatcctgccatcttgcggctgcaaggcgcgtgaaactgtggtcgctgaatgcgaacttgatctttaaggaacctcaccaattgactaaattcactcaataagtccacttaaataatatttggcagagaagatttcacttcaaagatttgattgcaatatatttgggtttacagacactggccttattcgctaacgaagcccgattttgtcacattttgggtgttttccgggcatgttctctccaaaacgaagtcggtgaccccccattttctttacatttctgacataactaactcatcatcttacagtggtaaaagtttcagaaaaaaatcaatgttgaaaaattttcgcgcgaacgtccttaagttacatcatcaactccgttgataaatcAAATTTTTGTGATTCACTCCCACACCGAcccagcaccacagtttcttaaaGAACCTAACTCTCCTTTACAAACTCAGGATACCGCCTAAATACTTAATATTGAAAATGTAGTGAATGCGTTTTAAAATCTTCTTAACTAATATGTTTTATAGGCTAAAAAGGTCGTGACACTAGCGGTTGGAGTTGGCAGAGACATCGACCACGACACCCTTCAGTTAATTGCTGGACCTGGCAATCCAGTGTTTCATGTGCAAAGATTTTCTCAACTAAAAAACAGAATTGATGATATCAAAAGTACCATTTGTCCAGGTATTTTCAATAATAATCTGCGCTCCAAATAATAAACTGCTTAGCTGAAATGTCTTTACTTCCTCAGAAAAATAAATGCCTCTTGACCGTGTTGCATTTGCCGAGACCGAGGGCAATTTGTTGGTGTTGAAGAATTAAGAaaagttttgtttaatttttgtttttgtttgttttttgctgtTAATTCCGTAACTCTTCATTTTGTCTAGACCAGGTGGGTGGCTGATTCTGCCTGAGCAGACTTCAAACACTTACAGCACACTTAcggcttttttaaaatcttttagcAATCGCAAGCAATTCTCGATAGTTTTTCGTAAGTTTATTAAAGAGAAATTTGGTATTTTTGGTCAATGTGAGTTGAGCCTTAAAATTAACCATGGCAACTCAATTTGGACATTTTGTTCCTTTCCAATTGAGACAACCTAGTTTTTAATGAACAGAATAATTTTTCTAACAGTAATTCGTACATTGTTAGTTCATCTGTATTGACTACCTCCCCGTCAACGTTTGGTTTTGAGGAAGTCCAGAAACCTACAATGGTGGACACAATAAGGTTATGACCTTGATAACATGACGGAATTCCCACGTCATGACGCATCAGTATGTCCCTTTGTGAACCTCAAATGATATATATTTCAATATTTTAGTCACTGTAAATAACGTCCTAGCTTCAAAAGTCGCCATGTTGCTAAGTGAGACAGGGGAGGAGAAGGTTTGGGGCCAGGCACATGTGAATACAACGCTTGGCTAATGCATGATTATGATTCCATACGACGACCAATGAAAATAATTTGTAGGTTGCTCTCGTGTATCCTGCCCACTCAGCACACAATTTTTTCTTTATGTGTgtatctgtttgtttgtttcttgtttgttttcggaattaaattaaatatcaTTCTAAAAGATTGCCGTCTGCGGTAGTGATATGATTAGGTTATGATTTCCAAACATTGGCAAACGACAAGTGGATTCATATCCGTCCATACTTCAAAAATGAGAAAAGCTATAAAAAAATTAGATTTGGACAATTAATAGTACGTTCGGAAACATTTTCATTGAGGTCCACAATTGTAAGCGATGACCATATATGTCGCGGCGGTTACTTCATAATTTTGAAATAGTGGCCATCTTTAACTCCACCAAAGCACCAAAACCGTCCAAAAACTAATGAAAAGTTTAGACCTTATGCCAAAATGGCTTTGATTTTAATATCATTTTGTTTGCATCCAAATTAGCCTTACAAAGCCCTTTCTTGAGttcaaaaagcaaaaggaaTTTTACCTCGAATGAGACAAATGAGGCTTATTTTAATGCTGAAAGAGAATTCTAAAATGTCAGCCAT encodes:
- the LOC137995007 gene encoding matrilin-3-like, encoding MLVDPSDMPMAIGFLKDLVSNFNPGEDLDHFGLITFKTDVEVEFNFADSKYYNIDKLKERISKEINFTPDERDPVTRTDLALKKARDELFTVAGGDRADKPNVMVVLTDGKPNPMRDFQEIRAQVTKDLKAKKVVTLAVGVGRDIDHDTLQLIAGPGNPVFHVQRFSQLKNRIDDIKSTICPEPEK